tgcTTAAGTTGAGTCGAAGGGGAACCAACGAAGTTCAATCAAACCAATCTACAACAACATCAGCTATGcgacaagaagaaacatAGCCAATGTTAAACAATATTTTTGGTGTCTTTGGCTTTCAGattttccttgtttttgatttcttttttggcttTGATTTATTTGTGATATGAAGTAAGAAGAGTTTgactctttcttcctttacTGTACTAACGTCTTCGAAACAGTGGAAGATGGATATGGCTCTTGAGAAAACCTCACAAAACGAGCTTACAAATAGTATAGTTTATACAATAGCTATTGATTTAGTCAATCGTCGGAGGATGATTTTCTAAAGTTGCCAAAAGTGGTTTTCTTCTCCTGAATGAAAACTGCTTTGAAAGTAAGCCTCGAAGTTTAAAGGCTGTTTAAACAAGGAAATCATGAAATGAGCGACAAGTAAGATGAAACTGTACGTGGtcaaagatgaaaatgaagtgTCGATGGTAAATTAAAGGTTCATGAGAGAACTATGTTTGGCATCTGTACTGTCTTCATAACggttaaagaaaaaaaccgtgttaataataataatgattaTAATAACGATAAAACGTCAACAACGATTAGCGTGGATAACGGAaacgaaaataaaaaaataacaaagtaccaaaaaaaaacagcgGAGAGGGCATATTCGAGGAAAGtctattattttttattattacacCTCTTTTGAATGTTCAGTTTGATTACTCTTTAATGCAAAGTCGTGAAAATAGCTGGAAAGCCATCAATGAGTTGTGATGTTTTTTCTGAGTGTCaatatgtatattttttttttccttttcagaGATTAGACCTAGACCGGACTATTATCAATAAATTTAGCGAGATTCGGAAGTTGTTTCGCAAGGTCTGTCTtcaattggttcaaatTATTGCATACCCAAACCACTGAATGGTCGTTTTGCATCCTTATTTCGTCAACGAAGTCCAGAACTTTTTCGGGAGGTAAGTTTGAAGATGCAGAAATAGTTTCGACAAAGGAACAGAAAGCTTTACGCTTCTGAAAAGTTCTCTTTTTATGGAACCGAGCCAACCTTGACCGACCGTAATCTTCAACAAACGCGTTGATCTGGGGCTTCAAAGACTGAATGAACTCATTGTAAATCGAATAAACTGAATCCAAGTCATTTTTCATATCAATGTTCAAATACCCTTCTGGAGTTACAAGATAAGTTTTGCCATTAGGTCCTACTGGTGGCTTAAACTGTTGACCCTTAGAAACAGACGAAGTGCCCATATCTTTCATCAACACTGTTTTGCCTCTCTTTGATATGCTACGTTTTTTCTCCGAATGACTTTGCGTTGGCAAATGGTGTGCAAGATTGCCATGTGTGTCCTGTTGCTTGGATGCATGTTGATGATGCGACGACGGGTGTTCGTGAATGCGCTGGAAATCAAGGTCCAAGTCCGGTGACTGCGATGGCAATTCACCCACCAAAGACAATGGGTCTAACGTAGTTGCGGTATTAGACATGGATTGATGTTGGTGTTTATTAAAGTGGCCAAGATTGTTAAAGTTCCTTTTGGAATTATCCAATTCCGTGTGGTTTATTCCTGGCGAAAGTTGGTTCCTTGTGAAAGACTGTGGGTTAAAGGTGAAAGGGTAAGGTATATTGTTGTCAAGCAATTGGTCGATCTGATTTTCTACCGCAGAAGTTGGCATGAACTTGCTAATGGAGGCAGCGAGAACTTGATCTTGGTTTTTAAAATGTGACGACGACTGTAGATCTTTTGGCATAAGTTTTGTGTCACGGAGTTGgtcgttcttcttcataaTGTCAGGATTATCCAAAAGGTACTGAATATTTTGCGTCAAGCAGGTGACCTGTTCTTTTAACTGTTGATTTTCGTTACTCAAATCTTGTACCTTCTGGTGCAAGGAAAGTGATTCTGGTGACATGAAGTACTGGGAGGGAGAATCGTAGTTTTCATTTGTGCTATCCTCGAAATGCGTCTGTTGGATAATTAGAGTATCCTGTTGAGAGGTGACACGTTGCGTCCTTGATCCCTGGCCATTACCACTACCATTGacattattgttattaacGCTGTTGCTGTTATTGGCGTTAGTATTACTAGTGTTGCCATCGTTGTTGCCGTCACTGTTGTTATTgctattgttattattagtatttCTATTAGTATTGTTTCCAGTACTGTTGTTCCGTCCGCCATTGTTGCCAATACCGTTACCGTTATCATGGTCTGTGTAATCTCTATTTGTGTTGCTTCTACGATTGTGACCATCGGTACCGGCACGAGCAGAGGAAGTTTCTGCGGCGAcggaagcagcagcagcagcactGCTACCGTCACTAATGCTGATCTCGCTATCGCGACGAACGGATTCCGATACTCTAAGTGTGTTTTGGAAATGCATGCCAGTCAAAGACGAGGTGCTGTTACGCTGCTTAGAGGCACGGAACGCTTCTGCCTCCGGACTGAAGATGGCCTTGCTGATCTGTTCAAAATCGATGTTGTCCCAATGGAACACGGAAATGGAGTCCGATCCAATGATCTCTGCGTATTCTAGAACTTTCTGTTGCAACTCGAATAGGGTCTTGATGGCCTCCAACAAGAGTTTGATGGTGGAAGAGTCGTGATGGCATATCCTGATATCATCTTGGATAAATCTATAGCACTTATCGCTAGTCACCAACGTGTTAGGGAACAAAGGGTCCTGGGAACGCACACTGCACCATTTATAATACCGGAGGATGCAAGGGAGCGTCGTTGATTTCAACGTGGCTAGTGGCACCATGTCCGTGATTTCCATGGTCCGGGCCAACGCAATGGGCAATCTGCCCACCGTCCGGTACATTTCCAAGCTCTTGGTGACCACATCTGTGAATTGGTCAATGCTCTTGTCCGCATCCAGCGTGAGAAACATGTCGTTCAAGATGAAATACATGTTCATCAACACGCAGTCTGCCTCAGCTGTATTCAACGTAAACTTATCCTGTTTGTGTTCTTTCTTATGCGAGAGCGAGTCCTCGGAAGCATTAGCTTCCGTACTGTAATCGTCGACATCGATGTCGACATCAACATCGACGCCCACGTCCACATCCCCGTCCTCATCCTCGTCCTCAACGTTCCCAAGGGAATTACCACTGACTGTTTCGTCCCCATGGTGCGACTGTGTTGTGTCTGCGCTATCTGCATCTTCCCTTGAACTGGAACCGGAACCTGCACCTGCACCTGCACCTCCTCCTGCTTCAGATTCCACTTCCTTACCTTCCCTATCTCTGTGCGCATGTTCCTGAAGCGCTTGTGTCACGTTTAGACTAGTATTAAGTGCACTAGTACTGTCTGTTGTGCGAGCACTCGTTGGATTCATATAATAAATATGTCTCTTTACTGCTATGCTATGGTCTATTCCAAAGACTGGCTTTTCAACAAAcaattcaaaaattcaaaaataaaaaaaagtacaatACAATACACTATGGTATCCAAAAAACAAATAGTAGTATAATGCTACCTGGTTCAAACGATGTTCccacaaaaagaaaattaatGTTTAGTACCACTCTCTGATCAAACGGGTAGTTCGAACCTCGAACGggttgttcttgttgttgttgttcagTTTGTGATGGAGAGTATTctgtttctcttgttgtgtgcaaaaaaaaagagagtcTCTTATTTTCTCTGCTCTTCTCTTGAGATGCCCTTGTGCAAAAACTCTATTTCTTGATAACGTCTATTTTTGTCTCCAGTGTCTGTTATGGCCTGGCAATTGCAACTTGCAAgttgcaaaaaaaaaaattaatatatatccAGTTGCAAACAAACACACCAGAAAGTAGCGGCAgctgaaaagaaatgacAATAAACGGGATGCCGCGTGTAAAGTGTGGGATTTAACTTAACTTTAGGATAAAAACGACGTCGGCGGGTCTTCTGTTTGTACAAAAGGCAGTGAGTTAAGCCCTGATGTGACTTTTAGCCGCGAGGGTTATATGTTTGACTGGCTGACTAACTAACTGATCTGATATGATCGCActccttgttcttcttcttaaatCAGGATGATTTTTCGCTGTGTGAAACGCCGCAGTGGACTTTCCGATACTAACAAcaggaacaaaaaaaaaaatgaaaatgtaTATCGAAATTCAAAGACTAGCGACTAGGCTATGCTAGCAAAGAATGGATAGATGTTGTTAGCCGGGGGTTAGGCGAGTCTTCCTGACTAGAGTAGACTGGATTTGACTGGAAAACAATGGAGTTTGAGTTTGCGATATGTGTGTGTAGTAGATTTACACTGGGGGTAGGGGGATAGCCACGGATAGGGATATTCCGCCGGATGCCGCTGTTCTCCGGATgagtttgtttttttttttttttttaattttttttttttctgtgCTACTTTATGACTCGGTAGAGCACGAGACAGGTTTTGATATGGTATATGGTATGGCTTGTGCTTTTAGCCTTTAATCAGTagcacacacacacccTCTATAaggttttctttctttcttctatcCGGACCTCGTTCGCTAGGCAGATCTTCTTCCGGACAGCCAGCAGTGGATTGTTGCAGCGCAATCAGTCGACAATCGGTgtatagtagtagtagtagtagtagtagtagtagtagtatgGAGCGAGTGCACTGCCGGGTGGCTGATTCTGATTGCTATGCTATACTGTACTGTACTGTACTGCGTAGGGTGATAGTGTTTTTTCTAGTAAATAGGGAGAGAAATAGAGtgagagaaagagaaagagagacaTGGATAATcgaggaaaaaaaagacgaGTTTCAAGGGAGAGGGAAATGCGTGTGGTGGAGGGATCTTTTAATTTCCTGGAgtatttattttcttctgggATGGGTTCCAATCGTAGTACCGATGAGCGTGAAGTTGGGCCTCGATTAAggtttttctgttttttctcGCCTAGTTGTGTGTGTTGTGTGCCAGTTTGCCAGCGTGTGCGCCAGCGTGTCATTGGCAGGCATATCATGTACATGGTAATCCTCAGTTGCGCAAAACGGTGCGCGTAAGTGTGCCAATACGCAGTGCTAGAGGCTAGGCGAAAGTAACAAGTATGTCTTGAGTATATAGAATATGTAAACAAAGGCGCGGTTGCGAGCGTTAGGTTTGGACCACCGGCGGGGCGCAGAAACGGGCGCAGGGTGCGCCGGGCGTATCCCGCAGTGTTCCGATCTGCCCAGGCATGGGTAGGAGCAGgtggcaaaaaaaaaaaaaaaaaaaaaacaaaaagtaaGTATGTAAGTGAAAATAAGGAGGAAGAAGGGAGagaaaatttgaaaaattaaaaaaaaaaaaacaacaacaacagcacaACAACACAAGAGAAACGAACTGGAAACAGGGGAAAtgcaaaaagaaaagcagCGGACAGCTGTCGATATACGGTGGCAAGGCCAGGCAGGACCAGGGCCAAGGACCAAGTGACAAGGTTGATTGATGCTTATCTGTCCTTTGACTAAGCAGAGTGGCAAATGTTACAAACGCCAGCGTGTTGTGTTGGTGCTGTGTTCGATGTAGATCGCGGGGACCCGTCCGGCCGCAGTTCCTGCGGAAGCATTTGCATGCCGCATTGTTCGCTATGGAAGGATATAAGATTTTAAACGATACATACGCATGAACGCTTCTTAGAGGCGTATTCTAGTGGCGCCAGTCCTGGCGCGCGCTCTAGGGAATGACATCACGCACATTCATTCCGCATGTTTTGGTGTTCGGGCGCAGGACGCTTTGCAACTCTGCTGCGCGCCTTCAGGCAAGGGACGTATTTTGcaaatgtaaacaaaataaaaaataaaaaaaaacatacaTACAAAATAGACGCTGCGATATGCACAGGCACAAAAAGCCGCTACTCTCGCTCTCTGTCTCtgtctctcttttttttttataatacCGGTGTGAAacagaaaccaaaaacaataacaataacaaagaaatatatatatatatatataaggtGAAGCcaaaatgtaaacaaaaggaATCGGATTTTGCAGCCGCCGAGAGTGCCAAagtgtaaaaaaaaaaaaaaaaaaaaagaaggtttttGAATGAAAGAAGCTTTCCATCTTTTAAGGTTTTGCCAGAGAAACGCGTTTATATAGCCAGAAGaatatgtatgtgtgtgtatctACGTGTATACGAGACTATACTGCCTTCCTCCTTCATTTAGCTACTTCGTCAACCATCTTTCTGTACGTGCGTTGGGTTTGCGCCATGTCGAGGAAGATCTTGTACTTCACGTCTAGCAAGCGTCTGTCGGGACTATCGTCGTCTGCAGGCCACACGACCTTACCACCGCCGGTCATATTGTACATGACCTCCCATAGTTTATCTTTAGTTAGTTCACGTAGAGCCCTGGCCTTGGTGTGCTGGGCCGAGTTTTCGGCATCCTTCGACTTCTCGGTCTTAGCGTTGAAGGTCAACGAGTCGTCCTTGGGGTCGACTCcgtcgtcatcatcatcggTGTCAGTGTTGCTGTCATCCTCCAGAATAGCGTTGTCGCTCGCTGTCATGATCGGGAACGGATACCCGCCCGAAGTGGTTGAGATCTGTGCAGTGGAAGCAGTTGCCGATGGTGCGGTGTATGGGCTGTGCAGATCAGTAGTGGTCTTGACTTTGGAGAAGCTGGTCAAGGGCTTCAAGGCGTTGGCACCGCCCAGGAAGCTGTCGTTTCCAGATCCCGAGCGGGATCTCGAACCGGATTTGGATCTGGATCTCGAATCCGGTCTGCTGTCGCCTCCAGAGTTCAAGCCCTGGAAGTCCTTTCTGCTCAAGGAACTCTTACGACGGATTGAGACGTCCTTGTGTTGGACAGTGGAGTTTTCAGCTGGGGCAGGAAGCTGGGCGCACGCGTCGAAGGATTCACTAGCGACGGCCCCAAGCAAAGCGGAACCGAAAACCACAGCTGCATCAATGTAACGCGGAATAACTATTGGCAAGCCTGTGCAATCGGCTAGCAATCTCATCAATAGCCCGTTTCTGCACTGGCCTCCAGACATGAAAATGGCAGCTAGTTCGTGGCCGGCATTGCACATCTGCTCAACAATCTGTCTGGTTTGCTGGGCGATGAACTCGCACGCGCCCAAGTACATGATACACAAGTCGTCGATACCGTTGTCCATCGATTGGCCAATGATGGCAGCACGCATGTTCGGGTCTGCTATTGGGGACCTGTTACCATGGTAATCACCGTAGAAAAACAAGTGTTTGGCCAAAGCGACGACGGAGGAGACCTTGCGCTGTTGCGTCAACAGCTCCAAGCGTGAGTTCAAGTAGTCGAACTTCGAAACGCTTGCTGCATCGGCCAGCTGGGACAACTCAGCATACGCTGGATGCGTTGTGAGCACATGTGCCAAAAGCGCACCCGTGCACGATTGGCCACCTTCGGCTAACCAAAATCCGGGCGCCATAACGTCTCTGTATGGGCCCCAAACACCATCAACGAAAATTGGGTCACGCGACATCGCAATGTGGCATGTGGAGGTCCCTGCAACAGCTGCCAGACGGCCCGTGGCACGGTCAATCCCGTGCTTCTCAGAGTCCGCTTGCACTAATGCAGGGATGTCAACGTCAGTGCGCGCAGCAACTGTGCCCACCCAGCCGGCGTACGCGTCAATGACACCAGACCCTACGACACAGTGGGTCGAAAGCCCTAACTCGAGCGCAGATTCCTCGTCCAAGGTCCCAATACACTCACCGGCACTCAGAAAACTGGCGTCATTGACACTCCCACCCAACTTGTGGAAATCGTTCTCGACCAACTCGGGCAACCCGATCGCCTCTAAAAACTCCTTAGACCACCCATTCTTAGACCCTTCAACGCCAATGGGTAACAAGCCCTGCTTGCAAACGGTAGAACAGTACGAACGGATCTCCAGACCAGTAGCCTTGAACGTCAAGTAATCCGCCAAATCGAAGAACTTGCATCTGGCAAACTTCTCCGCAGGAATGTTGTTCTTCAACCACTTGATCTTGGGAATCTCCATCTCAACACTCATTTGTCCACCAACATACTTCAAACACTTGTCTCCGGTCGCATTGATCTCATTCGTCTCGTCCATCGCCCGGTGGTCCATCCAGAGAATAATGTTCTGCTTGTTGTCGGTAAAATCCGGACCCACCGCAACATCCTCATTGTCCTCATCTACAACAACAAGCGAACATGTCGCATCAAACCCAATCCCATGGATCGTAGACGGATCAACTCCACTGTCACGAACCACACTCTGCACACAATGGCAGATCGCACCCCAAATCTCATGCGAAGATTGCGTAATGTAATTGGGCTTCAACTCTTGTCTCTGAATAGGCCTTTCGGCCAACGAAAGAATGTTCCCCAATTGGTCAATCACACACGCCCGAGCAGACCCAGTACCAACATCAACACCAACATAATAAACCATCTTGGGCCCGCTTTGAAGCGACATCCCACTCATAGAATGCGAAAGCATTCTTTGCTGCGAAATAGATAGCGAAGAACGTGACTTTCTCGATCCAAACATGACTGactattctttctttccttctttcctATTGCTATGTTACTATTCTTTACTCTACCAGCTCATTATGCTGCTACCAACCAACACATAATAATACAACCCTATATCACTCTTAAAATTCCTTCCCTCTTCTCTGcttcccttctttttgCTATCATTTCCTTATGTCTGTACATACTTATATACGTCTCCCAATACTGTCTCGGAAAATAAACTTTACCTTAAAATTATAATAGTAATACAATATGTTCTATACAAACCTAATTGGAAGCAATGCCCTCGctccaacaacaacaactctCGATCGATACGCTTCGATATGCCCTCCaacacaacaaaaacagtTCCGGAAACGTGGCTCCATGCTATCGCCCAGCTCTCGCCCAGCTCTCGCCCAGTCTCGAACAGGTGGAGAGCACACCAAAAATCCACCGAAACTGCCTCACATGGAGCTGTGTTCGCCTTGAACCTGATACGACAAATGCGGTTCGAGACTGATATCACACCCTCCACTATGTGTGGTACGGAGTTCCACGACCCTCTACCCGCAAAACAATCCAAAAATAGTTGAATTTCATTAGAAATCATGAAATTTGAGAGCGTTCGGCCAAGGGGAAGTTGTGTTGGAAGTCACGTGGACAGACAGACAGTAACATAGCAGTCAAG
This genomic interval from Kluyveromyces marxianus DMKU3-1042 DNA, complete genome, chromosome 4 contains the following:
- a CDS encoding transcription activator GCR1-like domain-containing protein (osmotic-stress induced), which codes for MNPTSARTTDSTSALNTSLNVTQALQEHAHRDREGKEVESEAGGGAGAGAGSGSSSREDADSADTTQSHHGDETVSGNSLGNVEDEDEDGDVDVGVDVDVDIDVDDYSTEANASEDSLSHKKEHKQDKFTLNTAEADCVLMNMYFILNDMFLTLDADKSIDQFTDVVTKSLEMYRTVGRLPIALARTMEITDMVPLATLKSTTLPCILRYYKWCSVRSQDPLFPNTLVTSDKCYRFIQDDIRICHHDSSTIKLLLEAIKTLFELQQKVLEYAEIIGSDSISVFHWDNIDFEQISKAIFSPEAEAFRASKQRNSTSSLTGMHFQNTLRVSESVRRDSEISISDGSSAAAAASVAAETSSARAGTDGHNRRSNTNRDYTDHDNGNGIGNNGGRNNSTGNNTNRNTNNNNSNNNSDGNNDGNTSNTNANNSNSVNNNNVNGSGNGQGSRTQRVTSQQDTLIIQQTHFEDSTNENYDSPSQYFMSPESLSLHQKVQDLSNENQQLKEQVTCLTQNIQYLLDNPDIMKKNDQLRDTKLMPKDLQSSSHFKNQDQVLAASISKFMPTSAVENQIDQLLDNNIPYPFTFNPQSFTRNQLSPGINHTELDNSKRNFNNLGHFNKHQHQSMSNTATTLDPLSLVGELPSQSPDLDLDFQRIHEHPSSHHQHASKQQDTHGNLAHHLPTQSHSEKKRSISKRGKTVLMKDMGTSSVSKGQQFKPPVGPNGKTYLVTPEGYLNIDMKNDLDSVYSIYNEFIQSLKPQINAFVEDYGRSRLARFHKKRTFQKRKAFCSFVETISASSNLPPEKVLDFVDEIRMQNDHSVVWVCNNLNQLKTDLAKQLPNLAKFIDNSPV
- a CDS encoding putative phosphotransferase, whose product is MFGSRKSRSSLSISQQRMLSHSMSGMSLQSGPKMVYYVGVDVGTGSARACVIDQLGNILSLAERPIQRQELKPNYITQSSHEIWGAICHCVQSVVRDSGVDPSTIHGIGFDATCSLVVVDEDNEDVAVGPDFTDNKQNIILWMDHRAMDETNEINATGDKCLKYVGGQMSVEMEIPKIKWLKNNIPAEKFARCKFFDLADYLTFKATGLEIRSYCSTVCKQGLLPIGVEGSKNGWSKEFLEAIGLPELVENDFHKLGGSVNDASFLSAGECIGTLDEESALELGLSTHCVVGSGVIDAYAGWVGTVAARTDVDIPALVQADSEKHGIDRATGRLAAVAGTSTCHIAMSRDPIFVDGVWGPYRDVMAPGFWLAEGGQSCTGALLAHVLTTHPAYAELSQLADAASVSKFDYLNSRLELLTQQRKVSSVVALAKHLFFYGDYHGNRSPIADPNMRAAIIGQSMDNGIDDLCIMYLGACEFIAQQTRQIVEQMCNAGHELAAIFMSGGQCRNGLLMRLLADCTGLPIVIPRYIDAAVVFGSALLGAVASESFDACAQLPAPAENSTVQHKDVSIRRKSSLSRKDFQGLNSGGDSRPDSRSRSKSGSRSRSGSGNDSFLGGANALKPLTSFSKVKTTTDLHSPYTAPSATASTAQISTTSGGYPFPIMTASDNAILEDDSNTDTDDDDDGVDPKDDSLTFNAKTEKSKDAENSAQHTKARALRELTKDKLWEVMYNMTGGGKVVWPADDDSPDRRLLDVKYKIFLDMAQTQRTYRKMVDEVAK